The following proteins are co-located in the Tenrec ecaudatus isolate mTenEca1 chromosome 11, mTenEca1.hap1, whole genome shotgun sequence genome:
- the GJA3 gene encoding gap junction alpha-3 protein — MGDWSFLGRLLENAQEHSTVVGKVWLTVLFIFRILVLGAAAEEVWGDEQSDFTCNTQQPGCENVCYDQAFPISHIRFWVLQIIFVSTPTLIYLGHVLHIVRREEKRQRGAELLARTGKRQKLPVRDDRGRVRIAGALLRTYVFNIVFKTLFEVGFIVGQYFLYGFQLKPLYRCDRWPCPNTVDCFISRPTEKTIFIIFMLVVACVSLLLNMLEIYHLGWKKLKQGMTNCYSPHAAEASLVAAKPGRLNPLHLPSQSTPPAAPLGFPPYYTHSASSLGQTVATGYPGAPPPPTDFRMVPLAEERGKGHAAGYYNRCHHLLMTEQNWANQEAEQQASGRKPCPPVPTPAAPSLPSSSPQPSLESRARSGVPLLLLNGSASSLRGSKLEVCPEEEAQAGATSVDMHSPPLLLGDPGRASKTSRASSGRARADDLAI; from the coding sequence ATGGGTGACTGGAGCTTCCTGGGAAGGCTGCTAGAGAACGCACAAGAGCATTCCACCGTGGTGGGCAAGGTGTGGCTGACGGTGCTGTTCATCTTCCGGATCCTGGTGCTGGGAGCCGCCGCCGAGGAGGTGTGGGGCGATGAGCAGTCGGACTTCACGTGCAACACGCAGCAGCCCGGCTGCGAGAACGTCTGCTACGACCAGGCCTTCCCCATCTCCCACATTCGCTTCTGGGTGCTGCAGATCATCTTCGTCTCCACGCCCACGCTCATCTACCTGGGCCACGTGCTGCACATCGTGCGCAGGGAGGAGAAGCGGCAGCGAGGGGCGGAGCTGCTGGCCAGGACAGGGAAGAGACAGAAGCTGCCCGTCCGGGATGACCGCGGCAGGGTCCGGATAGCGGGCGCTCTGCTCCGCACCTACGTCTTCAACATCGTCTTCAAGACGCTCTTCGAGGTGGGCTTCATCGTGGGGCAGTACTTCCTCTATGGTTTCCAGCTGAAACCCCTCTACCGCTGTGACCGGTGGCCCTGTCCCAACACGGTCGACTGCTTCATCTCCAGACCCACCGAGAAGACCATCTTCATCATCTTCATGCTGGTGGTGGCCTGTGTGTCCCTCTTACTCAACATGCTGGAGATCTACCACCTGGGCTGGAAGAAGCTCAAACAAGGCATGACCAACTGTTATAGCCCGCATGCCGCCGAAGCCAGTCTGGTGGCCGCAAAGCCAGGCAGGCTCAatcccctccacctcccctcccAGTCCACCCCACCCGCCGCCCCACTGGGATTTCCCCCTTATTACACTCACTCTGCCTCATCCCTGGGACAGACGGTGGCCACAGGATACCCCGGGGCGCCTCCACCACCAACGGATTTCAGAATGGTACCCCTAGCGGAGGAGCGGGGCAAGGGCCATGCTGCCGGGTACTACAACAGATGCCACCACCTGCTGATGACAGAACAGAACTGGGCCAACCAGGAGGCCGAGCAGCAGGCTTCTGGGAGGAAGCCCTGTCCCCCAGTCCCCACCCCTGCGGCCCCCTCTCTTCCAAGCAGCTCTCCCCAGCCCTCGCTGGAGAGCAGGGCTCGGAGTGGAGTGCCTCTCCTGCTGTTGAACGGGAGCGCCAGCAGTCTGAGGGGGAGCAAGCTGGAAGTGTGTCCCGAGGAGGAGGCGCAGGCAGGGGCCACCAGCGTGGACATGCACAGCCCACCCCTGCTCCTTGGAGACCCAGGCCGGGCCAGCAAGACCAGTCGTGCCAGCAGCGGGAGGGCCAGGGCGGATGACTTAGCCATCTAG